TTAGGACGTAGACTAGAAGGGAAGTGAGTAATTCCCCCTGCTGACCATGGCCCGCCCCTACAGTGAAGATTTTCGACGCAGAGTTATCGAAGCAATCGAATTGGACGGACTGAAAAAACAAGAAGCCAGTGAACTGTTTCACATCAGTCGCAATACGATTAACCTGTGGCTCCACCGCAAAGCCGAAACCGGAGATATTAAACCCAAGCAACGCCAGTCTC
The sequence above is drawn from the Alkalinema sp. FACHB-956 genome and encodes:
- a CDS encoding IS630 transposase-related protein — its product is MARPYSEDFRRRVIEAIELDGLKKQEASELFHISRNTINLWLHRKAETGDIKPKQRQS